In Phaeobacter gallaeciensis DSM 26640, a genomic segment contains:
- a CDS encoding head-tail adaptor protein: MLLTERVAFEELVGTDDGFGGKDWTPVERLRARAFFQFLRGGESVQAARLTGRQTIVATIRQSPPALAIKTKWQMRDIGKGITYDIRAIEPNRDKPRQYLDIVCESLS, encoded by the coding sequence ATGCTGCTGACCGAACGCGTGGCTTTCGAAGAACTGGTCGGCACCGATGATGGTTTCGGAGGCAAAGACTGGACTCCTGTCGAGCGCCTCCGGGCTCGCGCTTTTTTTCAGTTCCTGCGCGGCGGTGAGAGTGTTCAAGCAGCGCGTTTGACAGGTCGGCAGACAATTGTTGCGACGATCCGCCAATCACCCCCTGCACTAGCCATAAAAACCAAATGGCAAATGCGAGATATCGGAAAAGGCATCACGTACGACATCCGAGCAATAGAGCCAAACCGGGACAAGCCGCGGCAATATCTGGACATTGTTTGCGAGAGCCTTTCGTGA
- a CDS encoding tail completion protein gp17 translates to MEEYLQNLLEAAVSCPVKWGYFEDGETMPLVSMSRMSGRRYHTLNSKGLMQGSIQIDCWGQSYRQAMNASREVRTVLEGYSGGTIVSARLTAVRDSNSTDASAAHRVSLTFAITYGE, encoded by the coding sequence ATGGAGGAGTATCTTCAGAACTTGCTTGAGGCAGCAGTGAGTTGTCCGGTGAAATGGGGCTACTTCGAAGATGGCGAAACCATGCCGTTGGTGTCGATGTCGCGCATGTCTGGCAGGCGATACCACACCCTCAACAGCAAAGGCCTCATGCAAGGCTCGATACAGATCGACTGCTGGGGCCAATCCTACCGTCAGGCGATGAATGCCAGCCGCGAGGTGCGCACCGTGCTCGAAGGCTATAGCGGCGGGACTATTGTCAGCGCGCGTCTGACGGCCGTACGAGACAGTAACAGCACCGATGCCAGTGCTGCCCACAGAGTCTCACTCACGTTTGCGATCACTTATGGCGAATAG